The genomic window TatgattttctcattttcagGGATTGACGACTCGAATGGCAGCTTTAGGCTTAAGAGATAAGGCCATGATCGACTACACGTCATCACGGTCTCCAAGAGTGGTTGCACTCTCTTGCAAGATGGTAGGAGGAGGAAGTGACGGGTCGTTGGATCTATGCGCGAGGGTTTGCATAACGGATGAGAGTGACAACGTTATCTTTCACACGTATGTGAAACCTTCGATGGCCGTGACTAGCTATAGGTACGAGACGACAGGGATACGCCCGGAAAATCTAAGGGACGCAATGCCATTAAAACAAGTacaaagaaagattcaagAGTTTCTTTGTAATGGAGAACCCATGTGGAAGATTCGTCCAAGAGGTGGAAAAGCGAGGATTCTCGTGGGGCATGGCCTCGATCACGATCTTGACCGCCTTCAACTTGAATATCCTTCTTCCATGATAAGGTTGACatttatatttaagaaaataaataaagaaaatacatataaCAAGATTCTTTAGTGTTACTTCTCTTTCGATATAACATATGATTTTATGTGAGTTTATATGTTAATGGTGAAGTTTAATGTTTGTATGTAGGGATACTGCGAAATACCCACCGTTGATGAAAACAAGCAAGCTGAGCAACTCTCTCAAGTACTTAACCCAAGCCTATCTCGggtaataatattattttttggtattataatatattgaatcaaataaactaatttggaaattgtgtatatatgcATGCACTCGTATGTTGATACAATATATGTGTATAAATGATTACTTTTTGATGATGAGGGTATTGATGCTTGTATGGGTTTAAAGTTATAAGGAAGAGTTTCAAAACGTGAAAAGATTCACTGTTTAATAATACattaatctctatatatatctacacacatatacatatatggaTTGTATATGACTAGCACCAAAATCGTTAagacatttttattttacatgaGATGCTTATTATATTCAAGattatatgttaataaatGATGTGTTTATATAGGTATGATGTTCATTTTGGGATACAAGACCCTTATGAAGATTGTGTAGCGACGATGAGGCTTTACACGAGAATGAGATATCAGAAACACAAGATTGAAGCTTACCCTTTAGCCGCCGATGCGCAGAACCGTAGCAACCAGGTGGCTTGGAGGCAGAGTGAGGCCGAGAGGATGTCTCCTGATGAAATGCTCTCAATCTCTCGTTCCGACTATTACTGCTGGTGCTTAGACTCACTAGCTTAATTTCTAAACTTATGGGGTTATTTAAGTGGTCTCTTAAAATTAGTAATTCTTCAAACTTTTCCAgagatttttaatttagtagTGTAATGTCGAATAACATTGGTTATGATTTTGTAGTAGTATCTAAATTTTCGAGTGTGTGTTGTGTGAGATGCCTAGATTGTTATTGAACTTTGTAATAATGCATTAATCTCAATTATTGATTAATTGACTGCTTTTTTTCCAATCACACATTACTTAAAATATGATTCCATTActtgatatttaaattttagaagaaTATACATTTCtgttaaatatattaaacacttttattttttaaaaggtatgagttaaaaaaatcaactttaatactagataaaaaaaacgaaaattgaaagaaagcaaaatattagaaaaactaGCACAAAACATACTGATATCTTattgtataaattttattttcaaagttaGTCCAGTCATTAATAAGATCACCACACATGACTCATAACTTAAACAATATGTAACAAACTTTTCATCTTGTGTGGCTTTTCCTTCATATCATATAAAAGATTTGGACAGTCAATcatatacataataaaaaataaccttattttttgtagtaattacataggtatgccattagaaataaaaatttaaagagtaaattaattcatctttTTAAAGGTTAATAATGTTTAAGACAATAAATTTTGTGATATGgcatataatattttgaataactTTAACACTAACtaattgaatattttcaataaataatcATACTCGCACTCATTAGTCATAACATCATcaatttaattctttttttatggGATTATTATATGTACTTGATGACTAAAACTTTGAGAATATTTTCATGAATAATATGAATTTCTTCAATTGATTacaatatttatcaaaaacagcagttaccaaaaataatagtttcatattaaattttacacGTTGGTCATATAGGGAATCCTTGCGTACTGCATTCTGCATGGCATGTCAGCACAGTGAATCAGCATGTGATATAATTTTACTATAAGTAGAGCATTCATCAGTCGTGAATTTTCGgaatatatattgatgataaCGTCGGTTGTTAAATGACACAAAAATAATGACGTCGTTTTGAGAACCGTTGTAACATCGTCGTAACAACAATATAGAAAAGACACAAGCATAAAAAAGAAGCCTACGCAACAATTACTACAACATCAATCTCCATATTGAATTGTCTTCTGATATACAATACCATTCCATGCCAAGCAGACTGAGACTTTATAAGTATGTGAAGCATCTCACGAGAGTTCTCAGTCAAATGCAACTCAACAAAGAAATCATAAGAAAGCATTGAGAAGCAAATTAGTTCATGAACCACATCACATCAGCATCCTGGAGACCAAAAAAGGAAGACAGTGAATCACTCAATAGAAGAACTGATAAGTTCTTGCTTTCAGTGCCAAGAGTGTAAGAAACATACCGCAAAAACAGACTACTAAACCCTTTTCAAGAACAATCCGAAGGAAATTGATTCTTCTCCACATCATTTAGCATCCAAAGCAATGACCACCATCTTTAGTTACAGCTCTACGCAGCACATCTAAagctttcttgttcttttacCAATTCtaaaaatctcaaagaagAGATCGATTCCAGATACAAGAGCTGCATAAGATTCATTCAAAGTTGTCAAAATTACAGTACCATTTTTTTACGGAGGAATGACAAGTTATGAGAGTGTATCTTTTCGGGTAAACATTGTAACGTAGTGAAAGTTGAGAGTGAATTGCGTAACAACCGATAgaatgaaccaaaaagaaaaaaagaacatctTTTCTATCGcccaaaaataaatctaaggGTTTTCTATTTATTAGGTGTATATTGTCTTTTCTAGTACTAAAACAATAATGGCTAAGTCTCATCCTCACAAGAGATTAAGGTTGAGAATATATTGTATTGTTGTtagcataaacaaaaatagatgaaaCCAATTTCtaccaaattcatttttttttaagccaTTTAGAGTACATTGGGTAACAAGTATTTCAACTAAATTACTCTAAGACAATTCTTTCTATCTTTTATGAGCTGAAATATGGaccacttttcttttctgttctttgtggataataaaaccaaacttcaCTGAATTATATCTTCAATTCACATTGCACTAAATTTTTAGATTGATctcaaaataaagtttttttcctaaatattGTCGTTTATCgaatacaattaattaaagGATAAATTGATTAAGTTGCTTTGCTTTGTATATAAGACCACCATCGCTCCCTCCTCTTTCATCAgttaagataatataaatTCAGTaattaagagagaagaaataaatacaaaaatgttggttaaagttttctcttttttcatccTTATGATAATAATGGTAATTGGCGTTAGCAAAGAATATTGTGATGACAAACAGTCATGTCAAAACCTTTTGTTGGAGCTTAAGGCGGGTTCATCGTCACTCTCGGAGATTAGACGTCGTGACTTATTGATCATCGTTTTGAAGAATTCCGTACGGAGGATCGACATGGCTATGATTGGTGTGATGGATGATACAAAACAACATGAAGAGATGGAGAATGATATGCTTGGTGTGAAGGAGGACACAAATCTATTTGAGGAGATGATGGAGTCGGTAAAAGATAGGATGATCCATTCAGTGGAGGAACTCTTAGGAGGAGAATTCCCACACTTGGCTTAGTAGCGTTCTTACTAGCTACATCACATGTATCGACGAAATTGGTGAAGGTGCCTATAAACGCCGGGTCGAGCCAAAGCTTGAAAACCTCATTTCTAGGGCAAGAGTAGTTTTGGCTCTTTTTATCTCCATTTCACTGAGAGACAACACCGAACTTATCTCGGTGATTCCCAATGGCCCTTCTTGGTTATTCCATGTTGACAAGAAAGATCTATATCTCAATGCTGAGGTAATAAAACAGAACCTTTATATTTTGAAGTTATAATTTGATAATCGTGAAAACCCATATTAAGGATTTACTTGATACTCAAGTAACAAatatttaggatttttatatttacctTTTATTGTAATTACTTTTAGGTAGATAATTCCTTTTCCTTAGAGATCAGCCCTTGTATAAAAATAGACCTTAAGGTCACGTAATGAAGAACACAATTCGATCGATATGTTTGACCCTCTTAACAAAccttttatccttttttttctttctttctactgCTTATAgaatttcttctgtttcttataAAGCAGGCTCTAAAGAAGATTGCTGATGTTGTGGTCGCGAAGGATGGGACCGGAAAGTACAGCACAGTGAATGCGGCCATTGCAGCGGCACCTCAACACAGCCAAAAGAGATTCGTCATCTATATAAAGACAGGCATTTATGATGAAATCGTCGTCATTGAGAATACGAAACCCAATTTAACTCTTATAGGTGATGGTCAAGATTTAACCATCATCACAGGCAATTTAAGCGCTAGCAATGTTAGAAGAACGTACAACACCGCAACTGTTGGTAAGAATTTGTATTCTCTTCTTGAATAGTTTatagttttctcttctttatacCAAACTATAACATTCTTAAAGACATTACTAATTATtctaaaaatatgtttgaagCTTCTAATGGTAATGGATTCATCGGAGTAGACATGTGCTTTCGAAACACGGCCGGACCGGCAAAAGGACCAGCTGTTGCCCTCCGTGTGAGTGGTGATATGTCCGTCATTTATAGATGTCGTGTCGAGGGATATCAGGATGCCTTGTATCCTCATAGTGACCGCCAGTTTTATAGGGAGTGCTTTATTACCGGCACTGTAGATTTTATATGTGGAAACGCGGTGGCGGTCTTTCAATTCTGCCAGATTGTAGCAAGACAGCCTAAGATGGGGCAGAGCAATGTCATAACCGCTCAATCACGCGCGACTAAGGACGTCAAATCGGGCTTCTCAATTCAAAACTGCAACATCACAACAAGTTCGGATCTAGATACAGCAACCGTAAAAACGTATCTTGGAAGACCTTGGAGGAGATTTTCAACAGTCGCGGTTCTGCAATCTTTCATCGGTGATTTAGTTGATCCCGCAGGCTGGACTCCTTGGAAAGGAGAAACTGGTCTATCAACTCTCCACTACCGCGAATATCAAAATAGGGGTCCGGGAGCTGTGACTAGCAGAAGGGTGAAGTGGTCAGGATTTAAAGTTATGAAAGATCCTAAAAAGGCTACAGAATTCACTGTAGCCAAGCTCTTAGATGGAGAAACTTGGCTGAAAGAAAGTCGAATTCCATATGAAAGTGGATTGTAATAATGTTGTTCCATGCTTCACATGTATAacgtataaaataaaagatattattCTTCTATAATTTTTTCCATGATTTTCTACAAAGATGGTAAGAAAGTGATATCTGGGAAATATCACGAAGGGCTTTACTATCTTGAAGGCATGGTTGTTAAGGCTGAAAAGAGTGTACCACATGCTGAAAATGGTGGAAAAAGTGTTGTCAAGGCTGTAGTTggagtgaggaagaagaagtcaaggaAGGTGACTTTCAGCGTGAATTTAATTCAAAGGACCTACTCCATATGGCTTTGGAATCATCAGTTCAAGGTGGAGATGAATCCTCAACAGAAGAATCAGATTGTTTAGAGGAGGTTAAATCTGAGAAAAGTGAAGGACCTTCTGATGACAGCCACTGTTGAGAGATCAAAACAAGGAGTGGATGTTGTGTGATAGTAAAATGAAGGATGAAAGGATTACGATGCCAGAAAGTATCATTAAGAAAGGGGACACGTTAAAGTTGAAATGAAAGAGTTGGAAAAAGCTTCAAGGATTCAGGGAATGGAGGTTAACAGAGATAAAGCTAAGGGAGTTCTAGCTCTGTTACAAGAAAGtcaggaaaaggaagctaagacTTTCAAAATGTATGAAGCTACAGTAGTTGGTACCAACAACATCTCATTTCAGATTAACGAGCTTAACTACAGAAGGGAAGGAATCGGGAACCAAACTTATGGACACAAGGTTTTCAGATCATCACAGATTTGGTATCTAAAGGAGAGGCTGTCCTAAACAAGATACTAAAAACAATTGATCCAACAGATGTTATGACTCAAGTAATACCTGGAAAGGACTTTCATGCCTGTTATGATCTCCTCAACATCGTCCAGGTAACTCCACTATCGATATTGTACGttggaaggaagaagaacagagaaacaagTCAGCTTTGGGAAAAATTGTTATGTCGATATGAAGACTTCATAAGGGTAAATGGAGTTACCTGTAGGCGCCTGGAAATACGGTGAGGAGACTTATATTCCAGGTGGAGCTGTAgggaaaattaaagaaaagtcAGGTTAGTTCTTGGATTTGAAAGTATTGAGTCAAGAGTGGGTGATGTAAGAAAAGAGAAGCTGCTTACATGTGGAGAATCAGTTGACCTGAGCTGCAGATTCTGATTCCATGTGGAGTTTATGTgatgaagattcaagaaatcCGAGTTAGGAGCTGCTGTGAGAGTAAACATGAAATTCAAAGTTAGAAATGTTATGTAGTCTATGAAAATCGAAAGAGACCTAATGAAGGAAGATGATTCAGGTTAAGAAGAGTTACCGGAGTTCATCTTAACAGATGAAAGGCTTCGTTGTTCATTGGAGAAACAGTCCTAGTGTTTGTGACTTGATCTTGCAGGATAGATTTGAAAAAAGTACTGGGAAGAAGCTACCTCGGAATATTTTGGAGCCGTGTTAGAAAGTGATAGGTTCCAGGTGGAGTAGCTCATGAAAGTTTCAgcgagaaacaaaaaaaaaaggagggATTAAGGGTTCTCGtgcaaaacccagaaattgAGATGGAGCAGCTACAGCCTAAAGGCAATAGAAATTGGGGAATAAAAGTGCTAGAAGTGACAGTGGAAGATGGAGATCGTCGGAAGAAACCTACCGTGGTATCAAAATTGAAGTTTGTcaactttcaaaaattttgaattctcAGAAGATCTTAATCTCTAAGTgtgaagaagagacaagagaGAGATTAGATGTACCTGAGATTTGCAGATGATCAATGGCCGGATTCGCCGGAAAAGCCTCATCGGAGAAGAGGTGGAGCTCACCAATGGAGACTGAAATTGAATTTGAAGTGTCTCACAATTTCAGAAGAGATACTCTCTAATCATCACAACAACGAGAAAATGAGAGATTGGAGAGTACCATGAGTTGAgcggtgatggtggtggtcCGATTCGGCGGAGTTAAACGCAGCCGGAGTTAATTGATGGTGAAGATGACTGTGATGTTGTGATGTGTCACGGACAAGAGGCATGGATGAGAGACGAAGAGAAGTCTCTTGTTTCACCAGAACGGGGAGCAACCAAGAAAAGGTGAAGGTTTGCAGTTGCTTTCGCCGGAGGTAGCCATCAAAGTAGTCGGAATCtgagtttgattttgtcaTCGAAAGGCAAGCTCCATCTTCTCCATGTCGAGAACAAGAGAGCGCGGTGCAGAAAGGAGGAGACGATGGCTGACGGGAACAAAGTCGTATGTTCGCCGGAGGAGGTTGGAATCCGGCAGTGGTGTTTATTTCACGAGATGAGAAAGAGATGACGTTGGTTGTCGGAGATGGAGATGTCGAAGTCTTCGAGGAAGTGTGTTGTTGTCAAGAGGTGGAGATTGTTATTGGGTTTGACCAAAACACAATATTGGGCTTTTATTGGCCCAGCCGGAGTtaacataaagaaaagaagaacaaaagtggCCCATGACATATATATCTCTACGTGGGATATGATAGAGTGATAGTGGTGGTACACAGAGAGAGttacagagagaaagaaaagaaacgagagactaatataaattatttaatatgaatatgaattattaaatgttttttaataaataaatttatatgcaTTTTGCTTTAAGATATGgcatattttcttatatttatacaattttctaatataaaaatcataaattttaaaaatattattcaataAAATAGTTCTTGTGATTAAATGGCTATTGTAATTAAATATGAAGTactaataaatttagaaagactaatatttatttattttagtttataaatttaataaaataaaaatttacatgttgataatttttatattatttggttataaaatatttagaaatctttcaatattttcaaatcttttcttattttcttattttgttttttttttcattttacaaaaatttaataaaaaatagaaaataagaatagttttataaaatttaattagcGAGATGACTTATAaagatttgttgtttaaaaTTCTATGTGGACgtattaagaagaaaataattttgactTTTCTGTAGTATAGATtagttgttttaatttatttaattactccTACACCCATTAAAAAAGATGTTCTTAGATCTCAGtcaaatagtaacaaaatatttttcaaatttaaggaaggaaaattattttatgtGTTGTCATATTGCTgttaaatcaaatcaaatcaaaatcaaatatttttcgtACCTAAATAAATGgtcaaattatcaaaaaaaaaacattgaacaatttgatatattgctaataaattaaattactttATTATGGTAAATAATTTGTAAGcatttattttgaaaacaaattcagCCTATATAAATCTCatgtaaatttcaaaacacacgaaataagaaaaatggtgGCATACGTCGATAAAAACTTttcatttgcttgttttttggttttacttctttttgttgactCATCGTATGCAAGGTTTAATACGTTGGTTACAAAAGATCTGATCCACACCATATGCACCAAACAAGATAtcaattcttcattttgttttcatgttctAAACACAAATCCTGAAATTGctagattagtttttttggtcTCTTCAAATTTGTGCTTAATTATCAGGTTCAAAATATTTCGGATACGCTGAAGCAATTTAAATTATCAGGAGGCTACACGCCAGGTGTTGAATCTAAATATAGCTTATGCATAgaattatatgaaaattctTTCGACCGCCGTGATAAAACCCTCGAATATTTGGCTGCCAAAGACTATAACAGCGTAAACACTGTAGTCGGTGAAACGTCGACAAATATGTTTACGTGTATTGATGATTTGTCATCCATGAAGCCAATACCACAATATTTTCTGACGGAAACTaatgatattaaaaatttgtctACCATTATCTTAGTGATTCTCGAATGTTTCATAAGTAAGAGAAAAGAATTCTGTAATTCTCGCAAtctatattaataataatattagtatGATTGTTGTCATTATCcaatcttaatatataaaagatattaaaaatataaaacttttcTTGACTCCCTATGCTTACGAATCTCTCATTGCTACATTACAAATTCTTTTCTAAATCGTTTTATTTGATTCGCTGGCTCGTGAGTTGACTCGTGAGCTGTTTCTATAATtgcttataattttttttaccggAGGTCGTTGGAGTCCGGCAGTGGTGTTGATTTCACGAGATGAGAAAGAGATGACGTTGGTTGTCGGAGATGTCGATGTCGTCGAGGAAGTGTGTTGTTGTCAAAAGGTGGCGATTGTTATTGGGTTTGACCAAAACACACAACATTGGGCTCTTATTGGGCCAGACGAAATTGacataaagaaaagaagaacaaaagtggCCCATCACATCTATATATCTCTACGTGGGATATGATAGTTGAGGTAGGTGTGAGACAAGACACAAAGGGAGTtctagagagaaagagaagaaacgagAGTTTATTCTTCAAGAAgctttttccttctttgttctttgtctttgatctttgttcttcttgagATTGTACCTGAAACCAAAGACAACATCACAAGTCAAATGGTGTTTGTAATCTCTTTGATATAGCGAAGCTTTGGAAGCAAGAGATCTCCCCCGAGACATAGCGGTTAAGCCGTGAACTCGGTatcaatttttgtgtttgtttctctgACAAGCAACCGTTCAGTTTCGTTTTCTCTACAGAACCAAACGGCTAAGGCTAAGAAGCTAAGGTGATGACTCAAGGAGAAGCCAAATAGACTACGGTTAGAGAAAGCCGAGTGATGATGGTTCGAGTCAAACAGAAGCTAAAGCTAAGGTGATGGTTCCAAGAATCAAAGTAAAGAAGGAGGTGTTCAAAGGTGGACAccaagaagaggagaagagaagcttaCATGAGAGAGAGGAAGCTGAAGAAGGCTGCATCGACAACCGGAAGAGACGTGAGGGAGGCTCACAGAGAAGATGCGGAGAAGACATGGAGACTGCTTGAGGGAAAGAGAAATCCCAAGAGCTCCAATATCTGAAAATCAGAAACAATTGACAAGACAGGTCAATTgtagaaaagagaagaaggagtaGTTGAATTGAAGTGATAAAGATTAAAGAGTCAAGAGTTGCCTTTGTGtgataagaagaaaatcacCAAGAGGAAGACAAGAGACCGAGACTTCACTCCAGATCAcctagaaaagaagaaagtagagGATGAGTTCGATTAAGGAAAATCGAAGCAGAGGGAGATGAAGAACTTCACGCACAAATACgtcgagaagaagaaactcgatGCAAGGATATTCAAAGCAAgagggagatgaagaaggcaagCTTACCAGTGAGCTGTGCCAAAGATCGTGAAAGGGATTCACACAAGAGAAGAGGCGAATCaccaagagaagaagaagcaatgggATTGAATTCCCTAAAATTGAATTGGGGATTTAATCTACGGATTCTTGGGGGAGTGTTGGAATTGTGAATCCTAGATTAAATCCTGCAACAAGGAAAGCTTTACGAAAGTAAGAGAAGGagcaaggaagaagaagatgtcatGACAAGAAGGTCAACGACACATGAAGAGGAAGGAACAAAGTCAACAGAAGAGATGTTGggctttgtgttttgttgtaatGGGCTGCAGATGAATTAGGCCCAAGTATGTATAGTTAATGAGTGTTGTGTTATAGAGTCAAAGATGTTATGTAAAAGTGAATTAAGGAGTTGGGAGTTCCAACATAGTAGAGTGGCTGATGTAAGTCTTAAGACAATGATGTGGTCTAGGGTCTAAGTATGTGTAATGTAGAAAGTGGAGCAAAGCCactatatgtatgtgtgtctTGCGTAAGATTATCCAAGTTTATTATCAATGTAGACATGCAAGTGTTTAAACGTGTTCTTGTAATTTCTGTtttaacaagaacaaaaccgAGGTTGTGAGAAAAGCAGAGAACTTCTGGTGAGAATTACAATAAATGCACAATCatcataagttttaaaaaactaaacaactACACGAAGATAACGCAGAAAAGCCGggtactttttgttttcaattataaACGTCATGTTTCTCCCCTCTATAGCGTTAGAAACATCAGAATCTCCTCCAAAtctttcttctgatttctctATTTCCTTCTCAAGACCCTATCGAAAGCACAAATCATGCCAAAcaataagtaacaaaaaaacacacaaaatcaaTTAGTACCCGCAATTCACGCAACAAATTTGTATGCATCTTGATTCaatatattatcatattttctcatatttagaatttgttttcatagaaaactcgtaaattttaaaaatatcattcaatgagttagtttttttattaaatggCTATtgtaattaaagatgaagtactaataaatttagagagactaataatatattatttattttcgtttataaatttaataaaatacaaatttacattttgataagttttatattatttgattacaaaatatttagaaaactttccatattttcaaaaaaaaaattattttcttattttgggtttttccattttacaaaaatcaaataagaaataaaaaataagaataattttataaatattaattagcTAGATGGCTTATAAAGATTGGTCGTTTTAAAACTTAGGTGGACGGCTTTAGAAGCAAATAGCTTcaacttttatataatattgattagttgtttgtgatttatttaattttcccTAAACTTTTAACCCATTAAAAGAGATGCCCTTACATCTTAGTCAAATAGTAACAACATGTATTTCAAATCTAAGgaagaaaaattatcttatGGGTTATCATATTACtgttaaatcaaaatcaaatatttttcttacctAAATAAAGAgtcaaattatcaaaaaaaaaacattgaattgTTTGACAAATTgctaataaattaaatcattgtATTATGGTACATAATCTAAAagcatttaattttgaaaaacttttcAGCCTATATAAATCTCACGTAAATtccaaaacacacaaaacaagaaaaatggtgGCATACGTCGATAAAAACTTTTCATTGgcttgttttttggttttacttctttttgttgactCATCGTATGCAAGGTTTAATACGTTGGTTACAAAAGATCAGATCCACACCATATGCACCAAACAAGAGAtcaattcttcattttgttttcaagttcTAAATACAAATCCTGAAATTGCTAAATTAGATTTTCCTAGTCTCTTCAAATTTGTGCTTAATTATCAGGCTCAAAATATTTCGGATACGCTGAAGCAATTTAAGTTATCAGGAGGCTACATGCCGGATGTTGAATCTCAATATAGCTTATGCATAGAATTATATGGATATGCTTTCGATAATCGTGATATTACCCTCAGATATTTAGCTGCCAAAGACTATAACAGCGTAAACACTAGGGTCAGTGGAACGTTGGAAGATATATTTACGTGTACTGATGATTTGTCAACAATGAAGCCAATACCACAATTTTTTATGACGGAAAgtaatttgattaaagaatTGTCTAAGATTCTCTTAGTGATTCTCGAATGTTTCATAAGTAAGAGAAAAGAATTCTGTAATTGAGAtctataataaaataatattagtatgATTGTTgtcattatctttttttaatatagaaaaataagaaaaatcgaaaacatTTCTCCACTCCCTCTACCTACGAAACTCTCGTTTAAAGCtacattcttttctttttttgtcatccaatctaaattcttttcttaattgttttaatCGACGAGTTGACTCGTGAGTTGACTCGTAGGCTGTTTCTCTAATTGCTTATATAAGTTTTATACGATGATGGAAGAAACTAGAGGAAATTGTCAAAAGATAAGAATCCATTTCTTCTACGCATATTGGTGGTTTTTTGGTAGAATTTGTTCTCTATGTTCTGTTAAGGTTATAAATTCTCATCTTGTTTTTGCT from Arabidopsis thaliana chromosome 3, partial sequence includes these protein-coding regions:
- a CDS encoding Exonuclease family protein (Exonuclease family protein; FUNCTIONS IN: zinc ion binding, exonuclease activity, nucleic acid binding; INVOLVED IN: biological_process unknown; LOCATED IN: intracellular; CONTAINS InterPro DOMAIN/s: Zinc finger, C2H2-like (InterPro:IPR015880), Exonuclease (InterPro:IPR006055), Polynucleotidyl transferase, ribonuclease H fold (InterPro:IPR012337), Zinc finger, C2H2-type (InterPro:IPR007087), Exonuclease, RNase T/DNA polymerase III (InterPro:IPR013520); BEST Arabidopsis thaliana protein match is: Exonuclease family protein (TAIR:AT5G40310.1); Has 1318 Blast hits to 1314 proteins in 227 species: Archae - 0; Bacteria - 0; Metazoa - 581; Fungi - 387; Plants - 223; Viruses - 0; Other Eukaryotes - 127 (source: NCBI BLink).) gives rise to the protein MDYRSSMESSETLRNKCAACYRQFNKLEHLVEHMKISYHSGHEPTCGVCKKHCRSFESLREHLIGPLPKQECKNIFSLRGCRFCMTILESPNSRRIHQERCQFSSVNSGLTTRMAALGLRDKAMIDYTSSRSPRVVALSCKMVGGGSDGSLDLCARVCITDESDNVIFHTYVKPSMAVTSYRYETTGIRPENLRDAMPLKQVQRKIQEFLCNGEPMWKIRPRGGKARILVGHGLDHDLDRLQLEYPSSMIRDTAKYPPLMKTSKLSNSLKYLTQAYLGYDVHFGIQDPYEDCVATMRLYTRMRYQKHKIEAYPLAADAQNRSNQVAWRQSEAERMSPDEMLSISRSDYYCWCLDSLA
- a CDS encoding Plant invertase/pectin methylesterase inhibitor superfamily (Plant invertase/pectin methylesterase inhibitor superfamily; FUNCTIONS IN: enzyme inhibitor activity, pectinesterase activity; INVOLVED IN: cell wall modification; LOCATED IN: membrane, plant-type cell wall; EXPRESSED IN: flower, leaf; CONTAINS InterPro DOMAIN/s: Pectinesterase, active site (InterPro:IPR018040), Pectin lyase fold/virulence factor (InterPro:IPR011050), Pectinesterase inhibitor (InterPro:IPR006501), Pectinesterase, catalytic (InterPro:IPR000070), Pectin lyase fold (InterPro:IPR012334); BEST Arabidopsis thaliana protein match is: Plant invertase/pectin methylesterase inhibitor superfamily (TAIR:AT1G11590.1); Has 2756 Blast hits to 2709 proteins in 360 species: Archae - 6; Bacteria - 689; Metazoa - 1; Fungi - 195; Plants - 1840; Viruses - 0; Other Eukaryotes - 25 (source: NCBI BLink).), with protein sequence MLVKVFSFFILMIIMVIGVSKEYCDDKQSCQNLLLELKAGSSSLSEIRRRDLLIIVLKNSVRRIDMAMIGVMDDTKQHEEMENDMLGVKEDTNLFEEMMESEENSHTWLSSVLTSYITCIDEIGEGAYKRRVEPKLENLISRARVVLALFISISLRDNTELISVIPNGPSWLFHVDKKDLYLNAEIADVVVAKDGTGKYSTVNAAIAAAPQHSQKRFVIYIKTGIYDEIVVIENTKPNLTLIGDGQDLTIITGNLSASNVRRTYNTATVASNGNGFIGVDMCFRNTAGPAKGPAVALRVSGDMSVIYRCRVEGYQDALYPHSDRQFYRECFITGTVDFICGNAVAVFQFCQIVARQPKMGQSNVITAQSRATKDVKSGFSIQNCNITTSSDLDTATVKTYLGRPWRRFSTVAVLQSFIGDLVDPAGWTPWKGETGLSTLHYREYQNRGPGAVTSRRVKWSGFKVMKDPKKATEFTVAKLLDGETWLKESRIPYESGL